The Oncorhynchus mykiss isolate Arlee chromosome 8, USDA_OmykA_1.1, whole genome shotgun sequence genome includes the window CAGCAATGGCATGTCATTTGCCACTCGTGCTGTTACTTTCCTTTGACCTTTCCATCAGCTGTAAACTATTTTGAAGGCCTTCTCTCATTTTCTTCCCGACACATTTCAACCCGAAGCACGACGGTGCACTCATCTATACATTTGGTTATTTCTGCAAAAGCCTCCTTTGATAGCACATCCATGATTGCAGCTATTTGTGTACTGAATGAAAGTGTTAGACATTGTTCTTCTAATAAAATCCCCGTTGTTACACAAAAACGAATATGCAGTGCTAGCGCCTCTGTGAAATGTTTATAACAATTGTATTTACTATCGTACAGCTTGTCGAAGCTGGCAAGCAGCATTGTTGTTTAATGTCAGTAAATTAGGGCAGAAGGGGTTACCGTAAACGTTCTAATACACGCCCTTATTGGTTTATGGAATAGAAACATACAGTATGACCAAAACTATggggacacctgctcgtcgaacatctcattccaaaatcatgggcattggcatggagttggtccccctttaatgctataacagcctccactcttctgggaaggctttccactagatgcactagaacattgctgcggggacattcggtcacaagagcattagtgatgtcgggcactgatgttgggcgattaggtctgactcgcagtcggcattccaattcatcccaaaggtgttcgatggagttgaggtcagggctctgtgcaggccagtcaagttcttccacaccgatctcaacaaaccatttctgtatggacctcactttgtgaacaggggcattgtcatgctgaaacaggaaaggtccttccctaaacggttgccacaaagttggaagcacagaatcgtctagaatatcattgtacgTTGTAAGATTTAAGATTTAACTTCACTGTaactaaggagcctagcccgaaccatgaaaaactgccccagaccattattcctccaccaaactttatagtttgCACTTTGCATTCGggctgtcagactgccagatggtgaagcttgattcatcatttaggtagggttatatccttcttgtttggccctgtccaggggtatcatcggatggggccacagtgtctcctgacccctcctgtcttagcctccagtatttatgctgcaatagtttgtgtcgggggggctagggtcagtttgttatatctggagtacttctcctgtcttatccggtgtcctgtgtgaatttaagtatgctctctctaattctctctttctttctctctctcagaggacctgagccctaggaccatgcctcaggactacctggcatgatgactccttgctgtccccagtccacctggccatgctgctgctccagtttaaactgttctgcctgcggctatggaaccatAACCTGGTCACAGgaagtgctacctgtcccagacctgctgttttcaactctctagagacagcaggagcggtagagatactcttaatgatcggcgatgaaaagccaactgacatttactcctgaggtgctgacttgctgcaccctcgacaactactgtgattgttattatttgaccatgctggtcatttatgaacatttgaacatcttggccatgttctgttataatctccacccggcacagccagaagaggactggccatccctcatagcctggttcctctataggttattcttcctaggttttggcttttctagggagtttttcctagccaccgtgcttctatacctgcattgcttgctgtttggggttttaggctgggtttctgtacagtactttgagatatcaactgatgtaagaagggctatatgcagaatatcacaaaagtgagtacacccctcacatttttgtaaatattttagtatatattttttcatgtgacaacactgaagaaatgatactttgctacaatgtaaagtagtgagtgtccAGCTTGcataacagtgtacatttgctgtcccctcaaaataactcaacacacagccattaatatctaaaccgctggcaacaaaagtgagtacactcctaagtgaaaatgtccaaattgggcccagagtgtcaatattttgtgtggccaccatcattttccagcactgccttaaccctcttgggcatggagttcaccagagcttcacaggttgccactggagtcctcttccactcctccatgacgacatcgcGGAGCTGaaggatgttagagaccttgcactcctccaccttccgtttgaggatgccccacagatgctcaatagggtttaggtctggagacatgcttggccagtccatcacctttaccctcagcttctttagcaaggcagtgctcgtcttggaggtgtgtttggggtcgttatcatgttggaatactgccctgaggcccagtctccgaagggaggggatcatgctctgcttcagtatgtcagagtacatgttggcattcatggttccctcaatgaactgtagctccccattggacattttcacttaggggtgtactcacttttgttgccagcgaattagacattaatggctgtgtgttgagttattttgaggggacagcaaatttacactgttatacaagctgtacactcactactttacattgtagcaatgtgtcatttcttcagtgttgacacatgaaaagatatactcatatttacaaaaatgtgaggggtgtactcacttttgtgatatactgtaaataaatttgatttgaatttgatttgatcacttcagagaacgcgtttcccctgctccaaagtccaatggcggcaagctttacaccactccagccgacacttggtaTTGTGCctggtaatcttaggcttgtgtgcggctgcttggtcatggaaagccatttcatgaagctcccgacgaacagttcttgtgctgatgttgcttccaaaggccgtttggaactcggtagtgagtattgcaactgaggacagacaatttatacgcgctatgcgcttcagcactcggtggtcccgttctgtgagtttgtgtggcctaccactttgcggctgagccgttgttgctcctatacGTTTTCACTTaacaataacagcccttacagttgaccagggcagctctagcagggcagaaatttgacaaacttagttgttggaaaggtggcttcctatgacggtgccacgttgaaagtcactgaactcttcagtaaggctattctactgccaatgtttgtctatgttgattgcatggctgtgtgcttgatttcatacacctgtcagcaacaggtgtggctgaaatagctatATCCACTAATTTGtagcggtgtccacatacttttgtatatatagtgtatctagacaATGCTCCGAAGAAGTTATTACGTTTGCTTGCTCACCCTTATTACCCATAGTTATGCATGATATGTGATACCTGAGATGTCCATACTAGGGTGTAAATTGACATCTCTTTGTAGATTGATTAAAACCAAGTAAAAATTGATAATTGAGTTAATGGGTAGAAAATAACAAGTGGAGCTGTGGCTTTCTTGCTGAGGCAAAGAAAAATAACATGAAAAAGAGGATTAACATCTTTAATACTTCATTCATAATGTAGAAACCAATGACAATTTGGAAACCTAAATCTGCTAATCTCAGTACAGTTCAACAATCAACATATGTAAACAGTTCATTAACTGTACAACGCTGAGGAAAACACTATACAACATGCCATCTTAAATTCTGACATTGGCAAATTTACATTGATGTTTTTGATGTAGTTTGAGGTTACGGAGAACCGTGAAACTTTTACCACACTGAACACAACTAAATGGCTTTTGTCCACTGTGAAATCGCTCATGTCTTTGGCAGTTGTCCTGCCTTGTAAACATCTTGCCACAGAGTCTGCAACTGAAAGGTCTCTCACCCGTGTGAACACTCTGATGTGACTTAAGTCTATTTTTCTGAGTAAAACTTTTCCCACACTCAAGACATCTGTATGGCTTGACTCCAGCATGAGAGTGCTGGTGTGCTTCAAGTTGACAATGGCGGTGGAAGCTCTTTCCACACAATGAGCAGATGAACACTTTTTGGTTTGGCGCAGCTCTCCAAACATTTACCATCCTCTTTGTTTTCAATCTGTTCTTATTAAGAATATGCTCTTGGTTGTGTGAGTGTGACTCTGATGTAATCTCAGTTGCTCTGAAGAGCCCTTGTGAAGAAGGTCCTGGCTGCTGCATTCTGGGCTGTAAAATCAAGCCCTCCCTCACAACAGGATGCAGAGTATCTCTGTAATGCCCCTGCACAGCTTGTATGGACTCAGACATGGCATCATCATGATACACAGGATGCCTCTCAGGCTCCACTTTCAGTGGGACATTGCTGAATATGTCATCCAGTGGTTTCCCTACAATGGACAAAGAGTTACAggaaggatgggatgggatgggagtgGGATATTGATCTGCCTGAGATGAGAACATCTGTAAGCATCTCCCTGTAGAGTAAGACCCATCTGGGTGGCCAGAATTATTCCCACTTAGTCCTTGTGTAACAGAGGACCACAGCTGACTATCTCTCTCGTCCATTCTAAAGTCCACACTGTCTGTGATTCCTGGATCTTGTATGGTTCCCTGGGCTACATGTTCTTCCACCTGCTCTGCTTTCACCAGAAACTCCAGTCCACTCCTCGCACCTGCAAGGTGTCCAGACCGCTGCAGCTCATTGAAGCACTCTACTGGATCCTCTATGGGCATAGTTTGGGATTTCTGGTCCTCTTCATCACCTGGAAGTAGACAGTTTGTCATTTTGAGAAATTATAAAGTCAAATAAGCAATAAAACACTGAACAATGCAAAATAACCTGACTTGTACCACTAAGAGTAAGTTTGCCTCTCACCTTTTTGTGGAGTCCCACTCCCAACCTGAATTCCCTCGGCATGTTGCCTGTCATTTGTCACTCGTGTTGTTGCTTCCCTTTGAGCTTTCCTCAGTTCTCTTTCCATCAGCTGTAAACTATTTTGAAGGCCTTCTATCTCATTTTCTTTCCGACACATTTCAAGCCGTAGCACTACAGTGCCCTCGTCTACAAGTTTGGTTATTTCTGCAACAGCTGACTTAGTTAGCACGTCCATGATGGCAGCTATTTGTGTACTGAAAGAAACAgacattgttttttaaaataaacGTTGTTACACAAAAACGAATATGTAGTGCTTCTGTGAAACGTTTATAACAATCGTTTCTACTATTGTACAGTTCCTTGAAGCTGGCTAGAAGCATTGTTTGTGGAAAAAAAGTTCTTCCGGAAAGCTTGATAACGGAAACGACGACAGAAAGGGTTACCATAAACTTTCTAATAAATGCCCTTTTATGTGGATATTTCTGTGAAATCAGTCAAACAGCTACTTATAAAATTGAAAACACAAATAAGAGAATCCGTTCTCTGCAGAAGAAGTTAATTCCCcaaaacaattaaaaaaataattggtTTATGGAATTGATACAAATTATGACAAAACAGCTCTAGACAATGCTCCTAATAAGTTATTAAATGTGGTTGCTCATCCTTAAATCCATGGTTATGCATGAGATGTGATACCTGACATTTCCATACTTGAGTGTAAATTGACAACCCTTTGCAGATTGATTGAAACCAAATTAAAATTGTAAGTTAGGTTAACTTAATAGGTTGAAAATAGCAACAAAAGGGAGGACATTTACAGAGAGAAAATCCGTTTTCTGAGTAGCCCTGAATCTAAGTGGGACGGTTCTAGGCCCAGACTGAATTATACAGGTAGTATCATTAATAGTCAGACTTTAATCCAAACTTCATCCAAAGACTGGTTCACCTCCAGACCCACAGGGTTCCAGCTCGCACAGAACCCAACCTGCCAGCACAAAACAGCAGCGCTAGtcatataaaacacacacatactggacaAACTATCTGACATGCTATGAGAAACATGACAAGTTATATCAACAAGTAAATTGTGTATTCCTCCAATTCTGATGTAGGTTATAATACCCAACAACTAGGCCTAATAGTCATTCAGCTTGGTGTGGCCATGAGAAAACATGATACATGATGTGTGCATGTGACAAACAAGTGGTTTTCAGCCAGCTGAATAAATTGACAGTGACTTTTAATCAAAATCCAACAGTGGAGCTTAATCAATAAAATAAAGCATTTGGGGTTGTCATAATTGAATATAGGCCTAAAATCAATATATGTTTGAATAAACCCTTATAAAAGTGGAGAGCTTTGAGACTACACTTTAGAAACCAGGTAGCTCGTAAATTGGCTCAGTGGTTTACATCTTTGATTTTCACTCTGTCGCTGCACCAGAAGTTCAGCGGGACTTTGCAGTCCACGATGAGGCGCAATGTAGAGCCGCAGAGAGTAGGGACTGGTGTCCGTTGCATCGTAGTCACTTGCATTACCCAAAATACCACATAGAGAAAACGTTCACTAAGTGTGTCGTTGGCGCATGTGTTGATACTGATGGGATCGAAAGAAAGGCAGTGCTGCTCTCAGATCAGCTTTatccattcaaatcttaccttaatTATCAGAATTATTTAACGTGGTCTCTGGAcaatttgtattattctgtaggtAAATATGTAACACTACATCAAATACAACTAGTATTGACCTtcccgtgaaatgcttacaagcccataactcttcttgaactgcactgttggttaagaaaatatttaccaaatagactaaagtaagggggtacaggttagttgaggtaatgtttacatgtaggtagggttgaAGTGACAATGCactgataataaacagagagtagcagcagtgtaaatagtttggtggcgattttattaattgttcagcagtcttatggctttgggggggggggggggggggggggggggtagaagctgttgagaagccttttggtcctagacttggtgctccagtactgcttgccctgcagtagcagagaaaacaatcTACAACTTAGGTGATtagagtctctgacaattttatggacttttctctgacaccgcctattatgtaggtcctggatggcaggaatcttggccccagtgatgtactggaccgtacgcactacccctctgtagcgccttacagtcagatgatgagcagttgccataccaggcagtgatacaaccggtcaggatgctcgatggtgcagctgtagaacctttagaggatctggggacccatgccaaatattttcagtctcctgagggggaaaaaggTTTTGCTGTgttctcttcacgactgtcttggtatgtttgaaccactgaggctaggtaacacagtcaccactgataaatccatgataatctaaaatttcaataagcatttctcaacggctggccatgccttcctcctggctactactttgcagacagagttcagtgtgtcaaatcggagggcatgttgtccggacctctggcagtctatatgggggtaccacagggttcaattctcagaccgactcttttctctgtatataccaatgatgtcgctcttgctgcgggcgattccctgatccacctttacgcagacgacaccattctgtatacttctggcccttcattggacactgtgctaactaatctccaaacgagcttcaatgccatacgacactctttccgtggcctccaaatgctcttaaacgctagtaaaaccaaatgcatgcttttcaaccgttcgctgcccgcacccgcccgcccaactagcatcaccaccctggacgttccgacctagaatatgtggacaactataaatacctacagtggggcaaaaaagtatttagtcagtaaccaattgtgcacgttctcccacttaaaaagatgagagaggcctgtaattttcatcataggtacacttcaactatgacagataaaattaggaaaagaaatccagaaaatcacattgtaggattttttatgaatttatttgcaaattatggtggaaaataagtatttggtcacctacaaacaagcaagatttctggctctcacagacctgtaacttcttctttaagaggctcctctgtcctccactcgttacctgtattaatggcacctgtttgaacttgttatcagtataaaagacacctgtccacaacctcaaacagtcacactccaaactccactatggccaagaccaaagagctgtcaaaggacaccagaaacaaaattgtagacctgcaccaggctgggaagactgcatctgcaataggtaagcagcttggtttgaagaaatcaactgtgggagcaattattaggaaatggaaaatcatcacaagaacggtgagcaaaaatcccagaaccacacggggggacctagtgaatgacctgcagagctgggaacaaagtaacaaagcctaccatcagtaacacactacgccgccagggactcaaatcctgcagtgccagacgtgtccccctgcttaagccagtacatgtccaggcccgtctgaagtttgctagagagcatttggatgatccagaagaagattgggagaatgtcatatggtcagatgaaaccaaaacataactttttggtaaaaactcaactcgtcgtgtttggaggacaaagaatgctgagttgcatccaaagaacaccatacctactgtgaagcatgggggtggaaacatcatgctttggggctgcttttctgcaaaaggaccaggacgactgatccgtgtaaaggaaagaatgaatggggccatgtatcgtgagattttgagtgaaaacctccttccatcagcaagggcattgacgatgaaacgtggctgggtctttcagcatgacaatgatcccaaacacaccgcccgggcaacgaaggagtggcttcgtaagaagcatttcaaggtcctggagtggcctagccagtctccagacctcaaccctatagaacatctttggagggagttgaaagtctgtgttgcccagcaacagccccaaaacatcactgctctagaggagatctgcatggaggaatgggccaaaataccagcaacagtgtgaaaaccttgtgaagacttacagaaaatgtttgacctctgtcattgccaacaaagggtatataacaaagtattgagataaacttttgtaggtgaccaaatacttattttccaccataatttgcaaaaaaattcattaaaaatcctacaatgtgattttctggatttttttccctcattttgtctgtcatagttgaagtgtacctatgatgaaaattacaggcctctctcatctttttaagtgggagaacttgcacaattggtggctgactaaatatttttttgctccactgtacatgtgatatgagtaatgtgaGATGTAACATTATTAAAGTCGGATTATTTaaaatggcattgtttaaagtgactagtgatccatttattaaattgtccagtgattgggtctcagtgtaggcagcagcctcactgagttagtgatggctatttaacagtctgatagccttgagattgaaaaattGCTTCtatctctcag containing:
- the LOC110530548 gene encoding zinc finger protein 7; translation: MSVSFSTQIAAIMDVLTKSAVAEITKLVDEGTVVLRLEMCRKENEIEGLQNSLQLMERELRKAQREATTRVTNDRQHAEGIQVGSGTPQKGDEEDQKSQTMPIEDPVECFNELQRSGHLAGARSGLEFLVKAEQVEEHVAQGTIQDPGITDSVDFRMDERDSQLWSSVTQGLSGNNSGHPDGSYSTGRCLQMFSSQADQYPTPIPSHPSCNSLSIVGKPLDDIFSNVPLKVEPERHPVYHDDAMSESIQAVQGHYRDTLHPVVREGLILQPRMQQPGPSSQGLFRATEITSESHSHNQEHILNKNRLKTKRMVNVWRAAPNQKVFICSLCGKSFHRHCQLEAHQHSHAGVKPYRCLECGKSFTQKNRLKSHQSVHTGERPFSCRLCGKMFTRQDNCQRHERFHSGQKPFSCVQCGKSFTVLRNLKLHQKHQCKFANVRI